The genomic region GAGTTAAAGGGATATCTTCGTCCGTTATGACAGAAAGGTCGCTTACTTCGGGTGCACGATTGAACCAACCACTTGTTTCGTTTGTCCATCCGTCTCTTGAATATGGGTCATCTATATCGACACGAAGTGTTTCCTCATCATTTCCAGGATGCTCATATTTAAAGTTGATGCGTGGATTTCTTGTTGCACGTGTTTCAAAAACATTTATCTCGTTGGCATCTCTGCCTGTGTCATATTCGGAAGCATAGTCAAAATTTATTCTCTCCAAACGCACATGTGTGTGTCCATCTTTTATAACTTCTTTGCCTGTGTCATCTTGATCCAATTCAGGAGCAAGTTCCTCTTCAGGAGAAAGTGGTGAGGAGAGAGCTGCTGTTGATAGATCTGCTGCTAGAAGAGAGACAGACTCCGGAGTTTCGGCAAAAACTCCATCTTCATGCAACATTAGAGCTGTATTTTGAGGAATTTCTATAGGTGCACCAGAAGTATCTTGCAACGAAACGCTTCCATCTTTTACAACTATAATTTCCCCTTCTGATATAGTATCTCCAACTTTTATTGGAATTACCAGTTTATTTGACGTTAGTCTAAATGACTCTCCTGTTACTTTTATGACTATAAAAATATTGTTTTTCATTTCATTACCTCCATGCAGCAAAGAAGTTTATTCTTCAAAATAATATATGATATCAGTGTTCTCTTAATGCTTTTTCCTTAGCTCTAAAGAGAGGTTTTAGTATGTATGAAAGCACTGTTTTTCTCCCTGTTATAACGTCTACTTGAGCAATCATTCCTGGAATTATTGGTCTGTTGTCTCCTAGAGTTGTTTTTGTGGTTTTGACTCTTACTGTATAAAATGTGTTTCCTCTCTCATCCACAATCGTGTCCGGACTTATGTATTCGACAACGCCATCAAGTCCTCCATAAATTGCGTACTCATAAGCTGTAAATTTTACAACAACGTTTTGTCCCGGTTTTACAAAAGCTCTGTCGGTGGGGGATAGCTTAGCTTCTACAACAAGCTCGTCTTCTTCAGAGACTACTTCCGCTATTGCGCCTCCGGGCATTACCACCGCTCCTACGGTATTTACAAAAAGACGTTTGACAATACCTTTGGATGGAGAGCGTACTTCTGATTGTGAAACCCTGTCCTCGAGGGCTTTGTTGCCTTCGGTTAAGCTTTCTAAATTGGCTAATGTGGCAGAAAGCTCATTTCTCCAACTATTTTTATATCTCAAGCTGACTTCGCGTATCTGTCCTTCTGCTTCATATATAGAGGATTTTACTCTAGCTATCTGAGCTTTTGCTTGGTCTCTATCTCCTCTGGCTCTGGCGACCTCTTTTTCAAGTCTCGTTACTTCGAGAGGTGAAACGGCACCAGACTCCAAGAGAGATTTTGTGGCTTTTAATTCATCTTGAGCAAGTTCGTAAGCAGTAGAGAGTTGTCCCAGTCTCGATATTGATTCAATGAGTTCCTGACGTCTCTGAGCCACTCTGTCTCTTCCTACAGAAATGGTTGAGTTAAGTTCATCCATGCTTGTTTGATATAAACTTTTTTCATGTTCCACTATGTTGGGAGCTGCTTCAACTACATCCTGAGGAGCTTGAAAGCCGTGTCCTTTGGTAAGAGCTTCAAGTCTGGCAGCCTTTGCTGTAAGTGCCATTACTTGTGCTTTACGCTCTCCAAATGATGAAGTGAAACGAGTTGAGTCTATTTTTACTATTAATGCATCTTTTTCTACACTGTCTGATTCCTTCACATATATTTCCTTAACCACGCCTCCATCGACAGACTGAATTACTTGTGTGCCGGAAGTAGGTTTGACTTTTCCCATTCCTCTTACAACATCGTCAAGAGAAGAGAATGCAGCCCACACAAAAAGAAGCATAAGAGATGCGAATAAACAGTAGATAATAATCTTACTGTTTATTGGTTTTTGTTCCTCCAACGCCATTTCCGCGTCAATTTCCCAGTCATGGGAGTTGTCTTCATTGTTAGAAAAGACTTTATTGAATAAACCGGCAGTGATTTTTTCTCCTGCTTTTTCTACAGCTGAGATTATACGCCCGGTTCTTTCAAATTTCTTTTCATTTAAAGGGGCGACCATTATGCGGGCCTCCTTATCGTGCCTTCTTGTAAGGCAGTTAAGATTTTATCTTTGGGGCCGTCTGCTAATATTCTTCCCTTGTCCAACACAAGGATTCTATCCACTAAGCTAAGAAGAGGGGACCTGTGTGTCGTAAGTATAATGGTCTTGTTTCTGGTTAATGACATAAGGTTATTTTTTATATGCTCTTCTATAGCGTTGTCCATAGAGGCTGTAGGTTCATCGAGGATTAAAATAGGCGGATTTTTGATTATGGCTCTTGCAATGGCAACAGCCTGTCTTTGTCCACTGGATAGGAAACTACCTCTTTCTCCAATTGGCATGTCAAAGCCTTTAGGATGACTGCTTACAAACAAATCTACGCCGCTTATTTTTGACGCGATTAATATATCTCTATCCGTCACAGAAGGATTCCCGAATATTAAGTTGTCCTTGAGATTTCCATAAAAGAGCATGACATCTTGGGGAACAACTCCGATATTTCTTCTTAACTCAGAGGGGTCAAACTGTCTGATGTCTTTGCCATCAACAAAAATGCTTCCTTGCTGTGGTTTAAAAAGGCCTAAGACGAGTTTATTTATTGTTGATTTGCCGGATCCGATAGGACCAAGCAAAGCAACCTTTTCGCCCTCATTAATTTTGAATGAAACCTCTGTAAGAGCGGGATTTTCTTGTCCGGGATATGTAAAGGAAACGTTGTTAAATTGAATAGCTCCTTTTATATCAGGCGCACTGATAAATACAGCATCCTGAGGGCGTTCAGTCTCTTTTGCCATAATGTCATTCAAAGCGAATAGCGATCTTGATGCCGAATGATATTGCATCAATAATGCTGCGACTCTTCCTATGGGGGCTATTGCTCTTGAAGAGAGCATATAGGTGGCGATTAAACTCCCCATGCTTATTTTGTTATTTATTATCAAATAGACACCTACGACCATGGTGGCGATGGATGCTGTTGTTTGTATCCATTGAA from Synergistaceae bacterium harbors:
- a CDS encoding HlyD family type I secretion periplasmic adaptor subunit, which produces MVAPLNEKKFERTGRIISAVEKAGEKITAGLFNKVFSNNEDNSHDWEIDAEMALEEQKPINSKIIIYCLFASLMLLFVWAAFSSLDDVVRGMGKVKPTSGTQVIQSVDGGVVKEIYVKESDSVEKDALIVKIDSTRFTSSFGERKAQVMALTAKAARLEALTKGHGFQAPQDVVEAAPNIVEHEKSLYQTSMDELNSTISVGRDRVAQRRQELIESISRLGQLSTAYELAQDELKATKSLLESGAVSPLEVTRLEKEVARARGDRDQAKAQIARVKSSIYEAEGQIREVSLRYKNSWRNELSATLANLESLTEGNKALEDRVSQSEVRSPSKGIVKRLFVNTVGAVVMPGGAIAEVVSEEDELVVEAKLSPTDRAFVKPGQNVVVKFTAYEYAIYGGLDGVVEYISPDTIVDERGNTFYTVRVKTTKTTLGDNRPIIPGMIAQVDVITGRKTVLSYILKPLFRAKEKALREH